In the genome of Patescibacteria group bacterium, one region contains:
- a CDS encoding response regulator — protein sequence MAKKKILCIDDTPEAPEICGKKLKEILESVYKLSPYKIIFETNGEKGIEEARNDGNIELVLLDVEFKRQKKQGDIIAKELLSVRPDLKIIVLTREDDRGKKISFGWKSNVILYVLKKELDSPSNQNRLRNLSTAVIEDYYNDTWELEYRKEAKGSIIYLRNPKRLIDNKINSYTVNVPYDYEKVIIKCMQASKEPVDISDVVGAGKHKIINNVNSRILDTTGWNTWGILTKEGCGQAQVRLLIGNVLLPKPTKDEVSKSTSYVTQAEFECFRNEMSTKLDELKRFLDSK from the coding sequence ATGGCCAAGAAAAAAATATTATGCATTGACGATACACCTGAAGCGCCAGAGATCTGTGGCAAAAAACTTAAAGAAATATTAGAGAGTGTCTATAAACTTTCTCCTTACAAAATAATTTTCGAAACCAATGGTGAGAAGGGAATAGAAGAAGCAAGAAATGATGGTAATATTGAACTTGTCCTTTTAGATGTTGAGTTTAAGCGCCAGAAAAAACAGGGAGATATTATAGCTAAAGAACTATTGTCAGTAAGGCCTGACCTGAAGATTATAGTCCTGACCAGGGAAGACGACAGAGGGAAAAAGATAAGCTTTGGGTGGAAGTCTAACGTTATTCTTTATGTCCTAAAAAAGGAGCTTGATAGTCCCAGCAATCAAAACCGTTTAAGAAATCTTTCTACTGCCGTTATTGAAGACTATTACAATGATACATGGGAACTTGAGTATAGAAAAGAAGCTAAAGGAAGTATAATATATTTAAGAAACCCCAAGCGATTAATAGACAATAAAATAAATTCCTACACCGTTAATGTTCCATACGACTATGAAAAAGTGATTATAAAATGTATGCAGGCTTCCAAAGAACCAGTTGATATTTCTGATGTTGTTGGGGCTGGCAAACATAAGATAATAAATAATGTAAATTCAAGGATACTGGATACTACTGGTTGGAATACATGGGGTATTTTGACAAAAGAAGGTTGCGGGCAAGCTCAGGTAAGACTCTTGATAGGCAATGTTCTATTACCAAAACCAACGAAAGACGAGGTATCAAAGAGTACATCATATGTAACCCAGGCCGAATTTGAATGCTTTAGAAACGAAATGAGCACTAAATTGGACGAGTTAAAAAGATTTTTGGATTCTAAATGA